GTACGGAAACACCTGCACGGCGAGCACGTTCTGCCGGTTGCCGCCCATGCCGCGCATCACGAGCGTCTCGTCGTAATGCTGGCCGTTCAGGTAGCGGACGAAATCCGGATGGCGCACGAGATGCGTGATGTGCTGGCGCAGGTCGCGCTTCGCGTCGAGCCCGAAGTGCACTTCCGCGATCGCGTTGCACCACTCGATCTGATCGCGGTCGTCGAGCATCGCGACGCCGTTCGGCGACGCCTGGATCGCCTGAATGAAACGCGAATGCTGCTGCTCGACCTGCCGAACCTGCGCGTGCCACTGCTTCGCGAGCTTGTGCAGCCGGTAGTAGATCTCGCCCCAGATGCCCGGCGCGCTCGGCACTTCGCCGTAGACGGGCGCATCGAGCAGGCGCCAGAGGCGCTGCGTGTGGAAGGTGCTGACGAAACCCTGCACGACGAGCATCGCGAGCGCGAAGACGAGGCCCGGCACTGGGCCCGCGATTGCGCCGATGATTCCGCTCACGAGCGCGAGCAGGACGAGCGACACCAGAAAGCGCGCCCAGATGATGTTCATGATTCGGCGCCCGACGAAAGAGGAAAACGATGTCACGCGGCGGCGCTGACCCTTCGCGCCGCGCAACCGTTACGCGTGTTTCGCGAGCCGGTAGCCGCTGCCGCGCACGGTTTCGATCATAGCATCGCAGCCGGCGGGCTTGAGCGCGGCGCGCAGCCGCTTGATGTGCACGTCGACCGTGCGCTCCTCGACGAACACGTGATCGCCCCAGACCTGGTCGAGCAGTTGCGTGCGGCTGTGGACGCGCTCCGGATGGGTCATGAAGAAATGCAGCAGGCGAAACTCGGTCGGACCGAGATCGAGCTTGATCTCGCTGCCGTCGGATTGCGCCGCGACGCGATGCGTCGCCGGGTCGAGCCGCAGCCCGTTGATCGACACGACGTCCTCCGTCAGCTGCGGCGCGCGCCGGCGCAACACCGCCTTGATCCGCGCCATCAGCTCCTTCGGCGAGAACGGCTTCGTCACGTAGTCGTCCGCGCCGATCTCGAGGCCGAGCACCTTGTCCTGCTCGTCGCCGCGCGCGGTCAGCATGATGATCGGGATGTGCTTCGTGCGCTCGTTGTTGCGCAGGTCGCGCGCGAACGCGATGCCCGACTTGCCCGGCAACATCCAGTCGAGCAGCACCAGATCGGGCAGCACGTCGCTGATCAGGCTCTGCGCCTGCTCCGCGTTGTATGCGCGAATCGGACAATGCCCCGCATGCTGAAGGTTCACCGAAATCAATTCGGAAATCGCGGGTTCATCTTCGATGACGAGAATGTTGCTGGGCATCGGCACCTCGTTCCGTCCTTGTCGGCAGTTAGCTGTTGGCTTCGCGATCGAGCATGTCGCGCGGCTGGTGCCGCACGTCGGTGCCCTTCACGATGTAAATGATGAATTCGGCGATGTTCTTCGCGTGATCGCCGATCCGCTCGATCGCCTTCGCGATGAACAGATAATCGAGGCCGACCGAAATCGTTCGCGGATCTTCCTGCATGTACGACACGAGCTTGCGCACGAACGCCCGGAATTCCTGGTCGATCTCCTTGTCGTCCTTGACGATCTGCGCGGCGGCGACCGTGTCGAGGCGCGCGAACGCATCGAGCGCGCGGCGCAGGATCGTGACCGCCATGTCGCCCGACACCTTGATCTCGGCGATGTTCACGCCGCGCGCGGCCGGCTCGTCGACGAGACGGCGCACGCGCTTCGCGATCTTCTCGGCCTCGTCGCCCGCGCGCTCGAGGTTCGTGATCGTCTTCGAGATCGACATCAGCAGGCGCAGGTCGCGCGCGGCCGGCTGCCGGCGCGCGATGATGTTGCCGCACTCCTCGTCGATCTCGACTTCCATGTGATTGAGGCGATCCTCCGCTTCGATCACGCGCTCGGCCGCGGCACGGTCGAACTCGTTCAGCGCGTGCATCGCTTCGGTGATCTGCGCCTCGACGAGGCCGCCCATTTCGAGCACCTTCGACGACACCGCGTTGAGATCGGCGTCGAACTGGCTCGACAGATGTTTATCCGACATTGTTGCCCTCCGTCATCCGGTCAGCCGAAGCGGCCCGTGATGTAATCTTCCGTTTCCTTGCGCGCCGGCTTGATGAAGATCTTCTCCGTTTCGCCGAACTCGATCAGCTCACCGAGATACATGTACGCGGTGTAGTCCGAGCAGCGCGCCGCCTGCTGCATGTTGTGCGTGACGATGACGACCGTGTAGTCGCTCTTCAACTCCGCGATCAGCTCTTCGATGCGGCCCGTCGAGATCGGATCGAGCGCCGAGCACGGCTCGTCGAGGAGCAGCACTTCAGGCCGGATCGCGATGCCGCGCGCGATGCAAAGGCGCTGCTGCTGCCCGCCCGACAGGCCATAGCCGCTCTGGCTCAGCTTGTCCTTCACTTCGTTCCAGAGCGCCGCCTTCGTGAGCGCCCATTCGACGCGGTCGTCCATCTCCGAGCGCGTGAGCCGCTCGAACATCTTCACGCCGAACGCGATGTTGTCGTAGATCGACATCGGGAACGGCGTCGGCTTCTGGAATACCATGCCGATGCGCGCGCGCAAGAGCGAGATGTCGAGCTTCGACTGCAGCAGGTTCTCGCCGTCCATCACGATCTCGCCTTCCGCGCGCTGCTCCGGGTAGAGCGCGTACATCTTGTTGAACGTGCGCAAAAGCGTGGACTTGCCGCAGCCCGACGGGCCGATGAACGCCGTCACCTTCCCTTCGGGAATGCTCAGGTTGATGTTCTTCAGCGCGTGAAACTGGTTGTAGAAGAAATTCAGGTTCTTGACTTCGATCTTCGCGTTCAGCGGCGCGAGCGGACGCTGCCCCGTCGCCGCGCCGGCGCCGGCCGGCCCCGTGGCGAGTTTCGAAGGATCGAGGTGGCTTTCTGCCATGTTCATCGGATTGCTCCGCCGTTACTTTTTCGAGAAGACCGAGCGCGCGAGGATATTGAGTCC
Above is a window of Burkholderia thailandensis E264 DNA encoding:
- the phoB gene encoding phosphate regulon transcriptional regulator PhoB translates to MPSNILVIEDEPAISELISVNLQHAGHCPIRAYNAEQAQSLISDVLPDLVLLDWMLPGKSGIAFARDLRNNERTKHIPIIMLTARGDEQDKVLGLEIGADDYVTKPFSPKELMARIKAVLRRRAPQLTEDVVSINGLRLDPATHRVAAQSDGSEIKLDLGPTEFRLLHFFMTHPERVHSRTQLLDQVWGDHVFVEERTVDVHIKRLRAALKPAGCDAMIETVRGSGYRLAKHA
- the phoU gene encoding phosphate signaling complex protein PhoU — its product is MSDKHLSSQFDADLNAVSSKVLEMGGLVEAQITEAMHALNEFDRAAAERVIEAEDRLNHMEVEIDEECGNIIARRQPAARDLRLLMSISKTITNLERAGDEAEKIAKRVRRLVDEPAARGVNIAEIKVSGDMAVTILRRALDAFARLDTVAAAQIVKDDKEIDQEFRAFVRKLVSYMQEDPRTISVGLDYLFIAKAIERIGDHAKNIAEFIIYIVKGTDVRHQPRDMLDREANS
- the pstB gene encoding phosphate ABC transporter ATP-binding protein PstB → MNMAESHLDPSKLATGPAGAGAATGQRPLAPLNAKIEVKNLNFFYNQFHALKNINLSIPEGKVTAFIGPSGCGKSTLLRTFNKMYALYPEQRAEGEIVMDGENLLQSKLDISLLRARIGMVFQKPTPFPMSIYDNIAFGVKMFERLTRSEMDDRVEWALTKAALWNEVKDKLSQSGYGLSGGQQQRLCIARGIAIRPEVLLLDEPCSALDPISTGRIEELIAELKSDYTVVIVTHNMQQAARCSDYTAYMYLGELIEFGETEKIFIKPARKETEDYITGRFG